Proteins found in one Clostridium kluyveri DSM 555 genomic segment:
- a CDS encoding phage holin family protein produces the protein MKEIWNWIQLAFAAVGAFLGWFLGEFDGFLYTLVTFVAIDYLTGVLCAITDKKLSSEIGAKGIFKKVLIFVMVGIAHIFDTQILGSAGYNGSALRTAVIFFYLSNEGVSILENAGHIGLPIPEKLKAVLKQLHGRDEEPPKPGDEI, from the coding sequence GTGAAAGAGATTTGGAATTGGATACAGTTAGCTTTTGCGGCTGTTGGTGCTTTTCTTGGATGGTTTCTCGGCGAGTTTGACGGATTTCTATATACACTGGTCACTTTTGTAGCTATTGATTATCTGACAGGTGTCCTTTGTGCGATTACAGATAAAAAGCTGTCCAGCGAAATTGGTGCCAAGGGAATTTTCAAAAAGGTGCTCATCTTTGTAATGGTAGGTATCGCTCATATTTTTGATACACAAATATTGGGGAGTGCAGGATACAATGGCAGCGCTTTGCGAACGGCGGTAATCTTTTTCTACCTAAGTAACGAGGGTGTATCCATTTTGGAGAATGCAGGTCATATTGGGCTACCCATCCCAGAAAAACTAAAGGCGGTTCTTAAGCAACTACATGGTCGTGATGAGGAACCTCCTAAGCCAGGTGATGAAATATGA